The genome window TGTACAGGTCCGTCTCCATCAGGGTCTGCACGATGTAGCTGGGAGGACGCGCGGGTCAAGGAGGACAAGAAAAAAGGACGACATCCACCGACAGCAGGAGAAACATGAGGGCCGCCCTGAAAGCATTTTCAAATAAGTCATTATAGCCAAATGAATACAGTCAAAAGATCACGCCTGCCAAGCGTTAGCATTTCACTAAAACACCAATAGAACCTCAGAGCGCTGCTCACACGGCTGTAGACTCTTAGTCTTGTAGATGTGAGCGGCTCCCCGTGTGCAATAATGCTGCTAGCTGAGCTGCATACAGAACCAAATGTGAAAAGTGGTCCTGGTGCCTGGATGTGGTTAGATCTGCCCAAAATCAGGAATCACCACGGCAACAAGACAAATCAACCAAGTGGAGCAGCTAAAGAGACCAAGCATCCGTCCTCTGCTCTGCAAATCACTACAATCAGACTGTCCGAGAGGACGGACCCAAATAATGTTGGTACATGTTGAATCACTCAAACAATCAGGTTTAGATGGTTGATGAACAGCAGGACTCAAGCGTAGTGTAGTACTTATTAACCGTTACACTGAATTCCCTCATCTTCCCCACACGCCTAAAATGAAAAAACGAAGCCGCTGTTACTCTTCATAAGCTACTGAACACTGTTTTGTAACTGTTTTTGAATCCACGTATGTTATGAAcagatatttaaatgaatacctTTAGAGCGCTACACTTAAGTAACTGCAGAacgaaaacaaagacaacacaatACTTCTAACTGTccacattattttttataaagacCCTTACAGTGCAGCATGAAAGGATACACATCCCTCATGTTGTCAATGTGCCGTGCCCGGAGAATGTCGTTGATGCCGATGATGTTCTCATGGTGGAAGCGCAGCAGGATCTTGATTTCCCTCAGCGTGCGCTGGCAATACGTCTGGTGCTCAAATGGACTGATTTTCTTGATGGCTACGCGCTGGCTTGAAACGTTATCCATGGCAGAGCTGGGTAGGGCGGAAACGGAAAGGAGCACAAAGCACGTCTCGTGTTACACCGTCttcaatccacacacacacacacacacacacacacacacacacacacacacacacacacacacacacacacacacacacacacacacacacacacacacacacacacacacacacacacacacacacacacacaatatgacgTTATCATAAACAGGGCGAACACACGGAGGCCTGGAAGGGCGCAGCAGACTTTTTCCACAGCAGAGACGCAGGCGTCCTTTTGCTGCGATGGCTTATGAGGTACCGTAGGTGTGTGCTGGAGTGTATCTGCAGTGTCAGTGtggagtacactgaggctgagAGCAGCTGTGAATAGTGCCTCTCTGGGACCCTTGAATGCACCGCTCctctgagagaaaagaaaataatcctcgccatcttttttttttatacagggCACAGACACTTGGCCTCAACAGGAACACCAGTTACATCACAAGGCGTGTTTTCCTATTGCACAACACGCTGCACGAACTGGGAAACTTCACACGCCTGCGGTTAAAATGCTGCGATGTGAACAAACGGCACTGAATGTAAACATCTGCTCGTGTCACCTCCAGATCAAAACATATGCACATCAGCATTAGGACATCGTAGATTATGAGATTAAATATTTTTCCAGTGGGGGGGTTTGACAATGTGCTTACACGTCTCAGTTTGAAGATAACAGTGTCTTGTGGGGATGGACGTGTGGACTCAGTTCTCCTGGTAACCTCCACCATCACGTCGGGTGGCGTTTACGGTTCAGCCTCCATTGCGATGACTTCGCATCGACGTCTAGTGAACCGGGTTCGCTCGGCGCGACCACACAAGGCTGTAGATCGCGAACGGCGATAGCGCGAGGAGAGGCCTCGCTTCCGCGAATCTACACCCGAATCCTCTGCAGCGGCTCTGCAGGCTTAAACGCGACGTGGAGACCGGTGCGGCGCGTGTTAAATGACCGCAGCGTTAACTAGCTCTTCGTCGCGCGGTGCAATGCAGTCTGCAAAAGATTTCTCATGCGATAGCGACCTGCGTCCGAcgcaatcaccccccccccccatctcgtTTCCTGTATTACAGCGCGTAGCCACGCCTGTAGCTAGCCGGCTAACCACAACATGAGCTGCTCAACAAACGTCTGAATGTCGGGACGCAGTGTCACACATGTACGTCGACGCCACTAGCCGGCTAACGGCTTACGTTAGCTAGCGCGTTCGGTTCGACGTCGGGACGCCGCGGTTTGACAAACGGGAGGCGACAGGCACAACTCACCAGACCATTCCGTACGCCCCCTCCCCGATGTAGGACAGGTTCGTGTAGCGGGGGCCCACGTCAAAAATCTGCCCCTTCACGGACTCGGACGGGGCCTTGGGTCCCGCAGGTGCTGGCGCTCCGCCCTGCGCCACCGAGCCCGctggggcggcggcggcagcagcggcggcggcggccgtggCTGCGGCGGCAGCGCCGCTGGAGCCCGCGGCCCCGACTGTTGCAGTGCTGCGTGGGCACGAATCCGCCATTCTTCCTCTCCGAACCGCTCCCGCTCTAGTCGATAATGTTTCGCCGAGGAATCGCCACCGCTCTGGGTCGGGGGTTTAACGTCCGTGTGGGGTTTTCAGGCGAAAGGATCGTTCAACTGACGGAGCAAAGCGACTCGTTCGGGGCCCTCTGCTAACAGAGTGTCAATGGATTTCGTGCGCGAGCCCGCGTTTGGTCTCGGCATCGAGCGTATATGCGCGTGCCAAACTACGGTTGTACAGGTGCGTTAGATATTCGCGTGAGGGCGACTGTTCCGGGCGGAGCCTCGTTGGTTGGAAGGGGGGCACCGCCTGTACAGCTTCGTAGTTAAGAAAAACAAGCGCAATCTGCTAAATAAAtatgcagcagcagctactAGTGGGCGTGTCGAAATATGTTGCACGCTGCCTGCTGTGACAAGAATAATACACTATTATGACTATTgtcattttttatcaattttTGTGTGGTAATCCACCTCTGTATACCAACCATTCTACTATGGTCGAGTGCTGTTGTTTGCCTGTGGAAGGACTGCAATGTATGTCCTAATGTACATCATCGAAAATTACGTGGGGTGGGATACAAAAAAGGATACaatgtatatttgtatatttgacGGCACATTATGAAACTGTATATGCATTTTGCGGCCCTGTATTTGAGATGTAATCATAATAATGTAtaggaaaacattttgttacAACTTTGGTTGAAAATAGCAGCAAATGGATATTGGTTAATTGAACATGTTGAATATGTTTGAATACAAACGTTTACCGATGATTCACCttaaaataatcataataaaaacCTCCTTAATCTTGTACTATTATTATCTCTCTAATCTTGACTGTGAGTCACAGCTCGGAAATGTTGTCAAAGACATGTTTTTAAACTCTATAATAAGTTGTCGAACAAACGTATTAAcgtattatttttcttgttaAGACACACAAATACTTCATTAATCCTATCACCATGGAAACGGGTGCGCCGGCCATAAACCGCGCCTCTTTGCATACGTCACGGCGTTGGGCGCTGGACTTCCTGGTTGCTGCATGCCTGCCCTGGCCGTTGGTTTATGGCTCATTGTAATATTTATTATTCGGGGAATGCTACATAACGTCCTGCGACGTGACTGGATTGGCCGGATTCGACTGGCGCTCACTCTCTGCGGACTTCCGTTCGCCGGCTGCACCCACCAGGTCCGGTGAGTGACGTTAACCAGAAGGTTTGACTGGACGCTTTGACTATCCGACATTACAGCAGGCTTTCGGCTGTAAAATAACTCTTTCATTGAGAGTAGACGTAGTCACGTGCTTTAGTTTCTATTTCTGTCCAAACTGTTCATTATTGCCGCGCTATAGGGTATGTAACTGCTTTTATATTGATGTACAATATAATAACGTTGCTTTTGGATATAATTGAAGTAAagctttatttatatttaatataatatagatATGTGATTACATGTCAAATTTAAATCTTTATTGTGAGAGGTTTAGGCTCCCGTCACTCGAGGGTGAATGTGTATACGTTATATTAGTTTGCTGAAGGGCGATACGGGCACACAGTAGACTCGGGCTGGCCGGGGACCACGCTGCTGCAGGGAAGGACGATCTGGACTTACACGTTGGATTTTTTACGTCTCATATTTCATCCCCTGCAGCTCGGCCATCTCCTGCTTTCCTTCTCACCCTTTCGGGGCCACTGGAACCATCAGACCCGTCCGTACAAGTTGCTTTAACCTCGACACTACCAGTACCTGGACAATGCCATCCTCAGCGGGGCCCCACATCAAGGCTAGATGTGCCCTGTACCCAGGGTCCAAAATCAAGCGCTTCCTTGTGCCTGATGACAAGGTGGAATGGAGTCAGAACTGGCCGCAGTATAATCCTGTTAGCTACACCGACCCTTCTGTAGAGAAGAAGCCTGTGTGGGCCGATCCGGATATTGGGTGAGCTGTACATTTTTAAGACTGGAGTTCTGTGTGCTGCTCGGCTGTGAGACGTTCAGCTGGAGTTATGGATGACTTTCATTGTTTCCCAGATCTTTCTCTCCAAAGTTTAACACCGTGGATGGTGCTGTGGACAGGACGAGCTTTGAAGGCAGCTACAAAACAGAAAATGGAAAGCCGCTGTAAGTTATGGCATACCAACAGAAGTCTTTGCCGGTCTTCTTTCCTGCTTATAAACGCATTTGcaaatggtttttttttttacttgtgtaGAAATCCTCGTGGACGCACTGGGGTGACTGGTAGAGGTTTGCTGGGACGATGGGGACCCAATCACGCAGCAGATCCCATCGTCACCAGGTAACCTTTTCTTACGTGGAAAGTGCTCACTGCCATGATGTAATTTAAGGAAATGTGAAATCAGAATAACCAAGCAGTTTCCTGTTGAGGTAAAACGAGACTCCGTCCTCAAAGAAACTACGAATtgacttttttctctttttataaatGCATGATGGGCAGATGTATGCTTTGTCACTTTCTGGCAGATGGAAAGTAGATGTCACAAAAGAGAAGATTTCTCACTCCGTCTCCAAGCGGCCAATCTTGCAGTTTGTGTCCATCAAGAGGAAGGACTGTGGGGAGTGGGCCATTCCAGGGGTCTGTGTCCTCTCCGTGCCTCtcttaaacaaaaaataacttgCAGCCAGGATATGTTTTGTGAGCTCTTGCGTTCCTGCGACTCGCATGTTTATTTGTGCGGGTGTGGTTGTTCTGCAGGGGATGGTAGATCCAGGGGAGCAGGTCTCTCTTACACTGCAGCGTGAGTTCTCGGAGGAAGCGATGAATTCGCTGGCAGTCCCGGCGTCGGAGGTGGCCAAAATCAGCGAGCGCATCGGCGAACTCTTCAAATCGCCAGGGTTTCAGGTCCGCCATTGCCACACACATATACCAGTCTTCTTCCTCAATCTACAGGTTTCTTTTTGAGGAAAACTAGAATATGCTTCCCCCCCTTTCTTCAGGTCTATAAGGGCTATGTGGATGATCCTAGAAACACTGACAATGCTTGGATGGAGACGGTGGCCGTCAACCTCCACGACGAATCAGGTATCAATCATTTAATCATAATTCTCTTACTACTCAAATTAATTCTTTTAGAAATCAAGTATTTCATTCATGCAGTAACCGCTTTAGCAATTtgcaaaccatttaaaaaaacaaagcagtgttGTTTGGATGATTTCTGACTGGAGACCTCCAgtgcgttttgtgtgtgcgcCATGACATCATCTTTGCTGCTGCCGTAGGAAACAGTGTGAGCGAGCTGTCGCTGCAAGCCGGCGACGACGCCGCACAAGTCCAGTGGGTTGACGTTGACTCGTCTTTCCCGCTGTATGCGAGCCACACGCAGTTCCTGGAGCTGGTTGCCAAGGAGAGGAACGCTCACTGGTAACCAAGGGGGACGGACTCTGACACGACGACGATGAAGGAAAGACGAAGGGCCTCCTTGCTTTCTGTGTGCTGCGTTTAGGTTGCATGACACATAAACTTGTGCAAATCTTGTCTCGCTAATTCAAACGTGCTAATCATAGTTAAAATTTTATCGACATTTATCCCATTAGCTTCATATGCATGCCCGCTATATAATGCACAGAGACATTGTGAAGATTGATCTACTGTAGCAAATGAAAGATGTGGCAAGCCACAATATTTCTATTTGCACTAATTATGCTAATTAATTCAATGTTAAGAAGGATCACATCAACCCAGCGTGAGTCTGTAAGAAGAAACACAATGACATGCTGAACATGACACGTACTACATTAATGTAAGTGTGATATGATAAGGAGGACGCCCATGATGAAAAAATGCAGACTGACTTTGATCTCTAGACGTGAATAGAGTAAGAAGAAAGGCTGCAGCTGCCCACACGGCCCAGCGGTGCACCAACGCTGAGCACCGACAGGCCAAAGCTA of Gasterosteus aculeatus chromosome 11, fGasAcu3.hap1.1, whole genome shotgun sequence contains these proteins:
- the nudt9 gene encoding ADP-ribose pyrophosphatase, mitochondrial isoform X1 — encoded protein: MPALAVGLWLIVIFIIRGMLHNVLRRDWIGRIRLALTLCGLPFAGCTHQVRSAISCFPSHPFGATGTIRPVRTSCFNLDTTSTWTMPSSAGPHIKARCALYPGSKIKRFLVPDDKVEWSQNWPQYNPVSYTDPSVEKKPVWADPDIGSFSPKFNTVDGAVDRTSFEGSYKTENGKPLNPRGRTGVTGRGLLGRWGPNHAADPIVTRWKVDVTKEKISHSVSKRPILQFVSIKRKDCGEWAIPGGMVDPGEQVSLTLQREFSEEAMNSLAVPASEVAKISERIGELFKSPGFQVYKGYVDDPRNTDNAWMETVAVNLHDESGNSVSELSLQAGDDAAQVQWVDVDSSFPLYASHTQFLELVAKERNAHW
- the nudt9 gene encoding ADP-ribose pyrophosphatase, mitochondrial isoform X2 is translated as MPSSAGPHIKARCALYPGSKIKRFLVPDDKVEWSQNWPQYNPVSYTDPSVEKKPVWADPDIGSFSPKFNTVDGAVDRTSFEGSYKTENGKPLNPRGRTGVTGRGLLGRWGPNHAADPIVTRWKVDVTKEKISHSVSKRPILQFVSIKRKDCGEWAIPGGMVDPGEQVSLTLQREFSEEAMNSLAVPASEVAKISERIGELFKSPGFQVYKGYVDDPRNTDNAWMETVAVNLHDESGNSVSELSLQAGDDAAQVQWVDVDSSFPLYASHTQFLELVAKERNAHW